One genomic segment of Suricata suricatta isolate VVHF042 chromosome 16, meerkat_22Aug2017_6uvM2_HiC, whole genome shotgun sequence includes these proteins:
- the DUXB gene encoding LOW QUALITY PROTEIN: double homeobox B (The sequence of the model RefSeq protein was modified relative to this genomic sequence to represent the inferred CDS: inserted 1 base in 1 codon; substituted 2 bases at 2 genomic stop codons) yields the protein MDLNSTASGILQKETXQGRTVYNQSQKDILQAWFQQNLRPGKATRKQWAKETGLSEYKIQIWFRNLRXQRQLEFGCSXGKDETQGPNQHQPWIQAYLPKAARQNWTSITRSQSHILLQAFERNQFPDITTRKKLAKITGIQDQIKMWFQNKRSLYPGQRILNTQTPFWPPKPEKSQNHKEQNDTGVLQLKDSQPLSEPQNHQLQDLAQVDICSDFQEQVPLPSPGLNKKDPPDPNCASVKMIFRLCSICYKAHQGLNSRERRSYSQNLVQASLLLMHNQSNVKDCG from the exons ATGGATTTGAACAGCACTGCAAGTG GCATACTACAAAAAGAAACCTAGCAAGGCAGGACTGTTTACAACCAGAGTCAAAAGGATATCCTCCAAGCATGGTTTCAACAAAACCTTCGCCCTGGTAAAGCTACCAGAAAACAATGGGCCAAGGAAACTGGCCTTTCAGAGTATAAAATTCAG ATTTGGTTTAGAAACCTCA TCCAAAGACAACTGGAATTTGGATGCTCCTGAGGAAAAGATGAAACCCAGGGACCAAACCAGCATCAGCCTTGGATTCAAG CATACTTACCGAAAGCAGCCAGACAAAATTGGACATCCATCACAAGATCTCAATCACACATCCTACTTCAAGCTTTTGAGAGGAACCAATTCCCTGACATTACAACCAGGAAAAAACTGGCTAAAATAACAGGCATTCAGGACCAAAT AAAGATGTGGTTTCAGAACAAAAGATCTCTATACCCAGGGCAGAGAA TCTTGAACACTCAGACTCCTTTCtggcccccaaaaccagaaaagagCCAGAACCACAAAGAACAGAATGACACAGGAGTCCTGCAGTTGAAGGACTCTCAGCCTCTTTCTGAGCCCCAAAACCATCAGCTGCAGGATCTGGCACAGGTGGACATATGCAGTG ATTTTCAGGAACAAGTACCTTTACCAAGTCCTGGCCTGAACAAAAAGGACCCTCCAGATCCCAACTGTGCTTCAGTGAAGATGATTTTCAGGCTGTGTTCCATATGCTACAAAGCTCACCAGGGCCTGAattccagagaaagaagaagttATTCTCAGAACCTGGTCCAGGCCTCTCTTCTTTTGATGCACAATCAGTCCAATGTAAAGGACTGTGGATAA
- the TERF2IP gene encoding telomeric repeat-binding factor 2-interacting protein 1: protein MAEAMDLGKDPNGPTHSSTLFVREDGSSMSFYVRPSPAKRRLSTLILHGGGTLCRVQEPGAVLLAQAGEAAAEASGDFISTQYILDCVERNERLDLEAYRLGSAASQASETKPAAQAEGGAAAAAQPEPQPHTGRIVFTDADDVAILTYVKENARSPSSVTGTALWKAMEKSALTQHSWQSLKDRYLKHLRGQEHKYLLGDAPVSPASQKLKRKAEQDPEAADSGEPQNKRTPDLPEEEYVKEEIKENQEAVKKMLVEATREFEEIVVDESPDFEIHITMCDDDPPTPEEDSETQPDEDEEEEEEEKVSAPEVGAAIKIIRQLMEKFNLDLSTVTQAFLKNSGELEATSSFLESGQRADGYPIWSRQDDLDLQKDDEDARNALVKKFGAQNVARRIEFRKK from the exons ATGGCGGAGGCGATGGATTTGGGCAAAGACCCCAACGGGCCCACTCATTCCTCGACTCTGTTCGTGAGGGAAGATGGCAGTTCCATGTCCTTCTATGTGCGTCCCAGCCCGGCGAAGCGCCGGCTCTCAACGCTCATCCTGCACGGCGGGGGCACCCTGTGTCGGGTGCAGGAGCCCGGGGCCGTCCTGCTGGCGCAGGCCGGGGAGGCGGCGGCTGAGGCCTCGGGCGACTTCATCTCTACGCAGTACATCCTGGACTGCGTGGAGCGCAACGAGAGGCTCGACCTGGAGGCCTACCGGCTGGGCTCGGCGGCCAGCCAGGCCTCCGAGACGAAGCCCGCGGCCCAGGCCGAGGGGGGCGCCGCCGCAGCCGCGCAGCCCGAGCCGCAGCCGCACACGGGGCGCATCGTCTTCACGGACGCGGACGACGTGGCTATACTGACGTACGTGAAGGAAAATGCCCGCTCGCCCAGCTCCGTCACCGGCACCGCCTTGTGGAAGGCGATGGAGAAGAGCGCGCTCACCCAGCACTCGTGGCAGTCCCTGAAGGACCGCTACCTCAAGCACCTGCGGGGCCAGGAGCATAAGTACCTGCTGGGGGACGCCCCAGTGAGCCCCGCCTCCCAGAAACTCAAGCGGAAAGCTGAGCAGGACCCCGAGGCCGCCGACAGTGGGG aACCACAGAATAAGAGAACTCCAGACTTACCTGAAGAAGAGTATGTAAAGGAGGAGATCAAGGAGAATCAAGAAGCAGTCAAAAAGATGCTTGTAGAAGCCACCCGGGAGTTTGAGGAGATTGTG GTTGACGAGAGCCCTGATTTTGAAATACACATAACGATGTGTGATGATGATCCACCCACACCTGAGGAAGACTCTGAGACACAGCCTGATgaggatgaggaagaagaagaagaagaaaaagtttctGCACCAGAGGTGGGAGCTGCCATTAAGATCATCAGGCAGTTAATGGAAAAGTTTAACTTGGATCTGTCGACAGTTACACAGGCATTCCTAAAAAATAGTGGTGAGCTAGAGGCTACTTCCTCCTTTTTAGAGTCTGGTCAGAGGGCTGATGGGTATCCTATTTGGTCCCGACAGGATGACTTAGATTTGCAGAAAGATGATGAGGATGCCCGAAATGCATTGGTCAAAAAATTTGGTGCTCAGAATGTAGCTCGGAGGATTGAATTCCGAAAGAAATAA